Part of the Phaeobacter piscinae genome, CGCGATACCCATGCCCCAGAGGTGATAGGGGGCCCAGCCGTCATCCTGCTGGTATAGCACGGGCGGCGTGGTCATCTTCCACATCTGTTCCTGCCCGTCGCGGACGTAATAGTGCCGATCATTGCTGATGCGCAGGTCGGCGCGCCCCTGCGCAGGCCCGTCCGCGCGTCGGTGCCAGTTGGTGAACAGCATGGATAGGGCACAATAGCCGGGTTTGAGCCTGTTTGGCGGGCCATATCTGCTCCCCTCGGGGCGATAAAGCAGCGTGTCATCGCAGGCCTCAAAAGGACCATCCGGGTTGCTCCGGTCTACGTAGGTGCCGAAGGCCAGAGTGGGGAGTTGCGCCCCATTTTCCCATGTCGCGGAGAAGGCAGTGGTCCAGTGATCACCACTGGAAAATCCAAGATCATCAAATGGTTCGAACTGGCAGTCTCCGGTGCCACGCAGCAATTGGTCGGCGCCGACACGCAACAGGGCGAGATCCAGAATCCCGTCACCGTCAATATCCAGCGGATAGATGCCGGTGACCCCCGTTTGCGCCAAGGCTTCTGGCGTATCGGCGGTAAACTGCACATTTGCACCGGGGGTCTTGGTCCGATTCATCATCAACTGAACCGGGTTGCTGCCACCTGCGGCCACCAGATCGGGAAACCTGTCGCCGTTGCAATCCAGCGAAGCCAGCCCGCCGCCCACGAAATGCTCCCAGCCGCCATCATAGATATGCGCGGCGATCGGGCGTGGGGTGAAGACGGGCGGCTCAGATCCGTTGGCAAATGCAATCTGCGGCAGAAGGCACAGTGGCGCCAGAAGTAGACGGACCCTAACTGGCATGGCTTGCAACCTCGCGGATGGTGAGGGCCGAGACTTCTTCAATCGCATAGGCTGCGGCGCCTTTCGCCCACATCTGATTGCCCCAGCCATGCACGCGCACCTCTGGTAAGGGGCCATCCACCTGCACCACCCAGCGGCGCATTTCTTCGACCACTTTGTCGGAGGACAGGTATCCAAAGGCCAACTGCGCGCCGGCCAGGACGATCATCTGAGGGTCGAAGATATTGACAATGTTTGCCAGACCCATGGCAAACATCCGTCCGGCGCGGTCGAGGATGGATTGTGCCATCATGTCGCCATCAGCCACCGCTGCATAAAGCGAAGCAAGATCTTTGTGCCGCTCGACTCCACTGGTGATATTTGCCTCGCGCAGCAGAGCATAGTCGCCAACATAGGCCTCCAGGCAGCCACGTTGCCCGCATTGGCAGAGCGCGCCTTCCAGCTGCACCTTGATATGGCCGAACTCCGCACCGCAGCCACGCGCGCCGCGATAGATCTGGTTGTCAATAACGATGCCCATGCCGACCCCGTGCTCGACGGTGACAACGACAAAGTTGCTGCGGGTGTCGCCTTCGCCGAACAGATGCTCTGCTTTGGCGACCAGGTTGGCGTCATTGTCGATGAACACCGGCATGCTGAGGTGCGACTTTAGCGCACTTCCGAGGTCAATGTTGCGCACATTGAGCGATGAGGACCAATAGATGAAGTTTCGCTCCGCATCCATGACACCTGCCATGCCGATGCCGACGCCGGAGATCTGCGCGCGGGTCAGCCCACCTTTGGCGCAGCTTTGATCCAGCGCCTCGACAATTTTCTCGCACAGGGCATCCGGGGACATCTGACCGCCACGCAGGGGCATTTCGTGGCTGATCAATTCGGTGCCTTCGAAATCGGTGATCAGCGTGGTGATGGCGTGATGGGACAGTTTTAACCCGGCGATATGATGTGCGCTGCCCCGAATTTTGAGGGCAACCCGTGGGCGGCCCCGTTTGGCACCGCGTGCGGTGTCGGGGCTGACCTCCTCGATCAATCCGGCAGCCAGCAGCTCAGCAGTGATTGCGGTGACAGTGGCCGGGCTGATCCGGGTGATCTGGGCAATATCGATTCGGGCGATCTGCCCGGCGGCGCGTATGGTATCAAATACCTGTAGGCGGCTGCTTTCGCGCAACTCGCCGGAATGTGAAAGCCTGTCCGATTTGACCACCGTATTTCCCCCTTATTGTCGGGCGGGTTATCGCAGGAAACGACCGACCGACAAGATATCCGAGCTCATGATACATTATTTAATTTGAGTTTCAAAAAAAATAATGTTAGGGATATCAGGACGGGCATGTAGCGAGGGGGGACCTGACTGCTGCACGGGCCCGCAACGACCCGAGGGAGGAAAACAATGAAATTCTTGAGTGGCGTATCCGCACTAGCTTTTGCCGCAACCGCGAGCATGGCCCTTGCCGAAGATGTGACCGTTGGCGTCAGCTGGTCGAACTTTCAGGAAGAACGCTGGAAAACCGACGAAGCCGCGATCAAGGCCGCACTGGAAGCAAAAGGTGCAACCTATGTGTCTGCAGATGCGCAGTCATCTTCGGCAAAGCAGCTTTCTGACATCGAAAGCCTGATCGCACAGGGCGTTGATGCGCTGATCGTACTGGCCCAGGATGCCCAGGCCATCGGCCCGGCCGTGCAGGCCGCCGCAGACGAGGGCATTCCTGTTGTTGCCTATGACCGCCTGATCGAAGACGGCCGTGCGTTCTACCTGACCTTTGACAACGTCGAAGTGGGCCGGATGCAAGCGCGCGCCGTGCTGGAAGCGCAACCCAGCGGCAACTATGTGATGATCAAGGGCTCGCCCACCGATCCAAACGCCGACTTCCTGCGCGGTGGACAGCAGGAGATTATTCAGGCGGCAATTGACAGCGGTGATATCAAAATCGTTGGTGAGGCCTATACCGATGGTTGGCTGCCGGCCAATGCACAGCGGAACATGGAGCAGATCCTGACCGCTAATGACAACAAGGTTGATGCGGTTGTCGCCTCCAATGATGGCACCGCCGGTGGTGTTGTCGCCGCGCTGACCGCGCAGGGCATGGAAGGCATCGCGGTTTCCGGTCAGGATGGGGATCACGCTGCACTCAACCGTGTTGCTAAGGGCACGCAGACTGTATCTGTCTGGAAAGACGCCCGTGATCTGGGCAAGGCTGCGGCAAACATCGCGGTTGAAATGGCCGAAGGTGCTGCCATGGGTGATGTTGCGGGCGGCGCTGCCTGGACCTCCCCTGCGGGCACTGAGCTGACCGCTCGCTTCCTGGAACCGATCCCGGTAACCGCCGACAACCTGTCGGTTGTTGTGGATGCTGGATGGATCACCAAAGAAGCGCTGTGCCAAGGTGTGACCAACGGCCCCGCGCCCTGCAACTAAGCTGCGGCTGAGAACGCTCGGCTGCTGCGTTTCAAACCGGCGCGCGCCCACAATACGGTCCTGATCGGATCGGGCGCGCGTCCCTCCTTTAAATACCGCTGATCACTGGAGTTCGGATATGACCGAAACCACGTCTCAGCCGATCCCCGAACACAGCAAGCGTGGCCTGTTCCAGCAATTGGAACTGGACGTCCGCCTATTGGGAATGATCGGTGCCTTTGTCATCTTGTGCATTGGATTCAACATCCTGACGGATGGGCGTTTCCTGACGCCGCGCAATATCTTTAACCTGACCATTCAGACCGTGTCGGTGGCGATCATGGCCACGGGCATGGTGTTTGTGATCGTGACCCGTCACATTGACCTGAGTGTCGGCGCGCTGCTGGCGACCTGCTCGGCGGTGATGGCCGTGGTGCAGACGGATGTGCTGCCGGATATGTTGGGTCTTGGCCTCAACCATCCTGCCACCTGGATCATCACCGTCGCCGTGGGCCTCACCATTGGTACGCTGATCGGTGCCTTTCAGGGGTGGATGGTGGGCTTTCTGACCATTCCGGCCTTTATTGTGACGCTGGGCGGATTTCTGGTCTGGCGCAATGTGGCCTGGTACCTGACCGATGGTCAGACGATTGGCCCGCTCGACAGCACCTTTCTGGTCTTTGGCGGCACCTCCGGCACATTGGGCACCACGCTGAGCTGGGCGGTTGGGATCGTTGCGACCGTTCTGGCGCTGGCCGCATTGTGGAACAGCCGCCGGGCCAAGCAAGGACATGGCTTCCCGGTGAAGCCAGCCTGGGCGGAAGCGGTGATCGCCGGTACTGTTGCCGCGTCCATCCTTGGTTTTGTTGCCGTCCTCAATGCCTATCAAATCCCCGCCCGCCGTCTGAAGCGGATGATGGAGGCGCAGGGAGAAACCATGCCCGAGGGGCTGGTCGTTGGCTATGGTCTGCCGATTTCGGTATTGATCCTGATTGCTACCGCTGTGGTGATGACAATTATCGCCCGCCGGACGCGTCTGGGGCGGTATATCTTTGCGACTGGCGGCAACCCTGATGCGGCTGAGCTGTCTGGCATCAACACGCGGCTTCTGACGGTGAAGATTTTCGCCCTCATGGGGTTCCTCTGTGCGCTATCTGCTGTTGTGGCGTCGGCGCGACTGGCGAACCACTCAAATGATATCGGCACCTTGGATGAACTGCGCGTCATTGCGGCGGCAGTCATCGGCGGCACGGCCCTGTCTGGCGGCTTTGGCACGATTTACGGTGCGATCCTTGGCGCGTTGATCATGCAGAGTCTGCAATCGGGTATGGCCATGGTTGGTGTCGATGCACCGTTTCAGAATATCGTTGTCGGCACAGTGCTGGTCGCGGCAGTCTGGATTGATATCTTGTACCGTAAACGTGTGGGGGCCCGGATATGAGCACCGCAAAAGAGCTGCGCGCCGCAGGCGCCACCCCGCTGGTCGAGATGAAGGATATTTCGATCTCCTTCGGCGGCATCAAAGCCGTGGACCACGTCAGCGTCGACCTTTACCCGGGTGAGGTTGTCGGATTGCTGGGCCACAACGGTGCCGGGAAATCCACCCTGATCAAGGTGTTGTCCGGCGCTTACCAGATGGACGCCGGTGAAATCCGGGTCAATGGCGACAGGGTTGAGATCACCAATCCGCGGGATGCGCGGTCGCATAATATCGAGACGATCTATCAGACGCTGGCGCTGGCGGATAACCTTGATGCGGCCTCAAACCTGTTTCTGGGGCGTGAGCTGGTGACTCCGTTTGGATTGGTCGACGACTCCGCAATGGAGGCCGAGTGCCGCAAAATCATGAACCGGTTGAACCCGAATTTCCAGAAGTTCTCAGAACCGGTGTCGGCGCTTTCCGGTGGCCAACGCCAGTCGGTGGCCATTGCAAGGGCGGTGTATTTCAACGCCAAAATCCTGATCATGGATGAGCCGACCGCAGCCCTTGGTCCACATGAGACGCAGATGGTGGCAGAGCTGATCCAGCAGCTGAAGGCACAGGGGATCGGGATTTTCCTGATCGACCATGACGTCAATGCGGTGATGGAGCTGTGTGACCGTGCCTCTGTCATGAAGAATGGTCAGCTGGTCGGCACCGTTGATATTGACGATGTCACCGATGACGACCTGCTGAGTATGATTATTCTGGGTAAGCGGCCGGGAGAAGCGGCTGCCTGAGGCAACAAGGTTTTGACAAAAGGGGCTGCCATTGGCGGCCCCTTTTTGCGGTTTCCCTGGCTTGCGGGGCGGCAGGTTGAATTCTACAGTCTATGTAGATTTTTATGGGCGCTGGGGGAAACAGCATGCTGACGATTGGGACATTGGCCAAACGCACCGGGACAAAGGTGCAGACCATTCGCTACTATGAACAAATCGGTTTAATGCCGGAACCGGGCCGAACC contains:
- a CDS encoding ROK family transcriptional regulator; the protein is MVKSDRLSHSGELRESSRLQVFDTIRAAGQIARIDIAQITRISPATVTAITAELLAAGLIEEVSPDTARGAKRGRPRVALKIRGSAHHIAGLKLSHHAITTLITDFEGTELISHEMPLRGGQMSPDALCEKIVEALDQSCAKGGLTRAQISGVGIGMAGVMDAERNFIYWSSSLNVRNIDLGSALKSHLSMPVFIDNDANLVAKAEHLFGEGDTRSNFVVVTVEHGVGMGIVIDNQIYRGARGCGAEFGHIKVQLEGALCQCGQRGCLEAYVGDYALLREANITSGVERHKDLASLYAAVADGDMMAQSILDRAGRMFAMGLANIVNIFDPQMIVLAGAQLAFGYLSSDKVVEEMRRWVVQVDGPLPEVRVHGWGNQMWAKGAAAYAIEEVSALTIREVASHAS
- a CDS encoding sugar ABC transporter permease, with the protein product MTETTSQPIPEHSKRGLFQQLELDVRLLGMIGAFVILCIGFNILTDGRFLTPRNIFNLTIQTVSVAIMATGMVFVIVTRHIDLSVGALLATCSAVMAVVQTDVLPDMLGLGLNHPATWIITVAVGLTIGTLIGAFQGWMVGFLTIPAFIVTLGGFLVWRNVAWYLTDGQTIGPLDSTFLVFGGTSGTLGTTLSWAVGIVATVLALAALWNSRRAKQGHGFPVKPAWAEAVIAGTVAASILGFVAVLNAYQIPARRLKRMMEAQGETMPEGLVVGYGLPISVLILIATAVVMTIIARRTRLGRYIFATGGNPDAAELSGINTRLLTVKIFALMGFLCALSAVVASARLANHSNDIGTLDELRVIAAAVIGGTALSGGFGTIYGAILGALIMQSLQSGMAMVGVDAPFQNIVVGTVLVAAVWIDILYRKRVGARI
- a CDS encoding CRTAC1 family protein; protein product: MPVRVRLLLAPLCLLPQIAFANGSEPPVFTPRPIAAHIYDGGWEHFVGGGLASLDCNGDRFPDLVAAGGSNPVQLMMNRTKTPGANVQFTADTPEALAQTGVTGIYPLDIDGDGILDLALLRVGADQLLRGTGDCQFEPFDDLGFSSGDHWTTAFSATWENGAQLPTLAFGTYVDRSNPDGPFEACDDTLLYRPEGSRYGPPNRLKPGYCALSMLFTNWHRRADGPAQGRADLRISNDRHYYVRDGQEQMWKMTTPPVLYQQDDGWAPYHLWGMGIASRDLNGDGFSDVYLTSMGDQKLQLFDPAGIGPSYRDVTYDYGTTAHRPTSGGDGRPSTGWHADFGDVNNDGRDDIFVTKGNVEQMPDAAMRDPNTLLIQGVDGRFTDAAAAAQIASMARSRGAVLRDFNLDGRLDLAVVNRRAPMELYQNATQATGNWLSLSLRGAAPNTQAIGAFVELDTGTRIHTREITVGGGHAGGSFGDLHFGLGEAQGLRLRVIWPDGETTEWQAVPPNQHITVIQ
- a CDS encoding ATP-binding cassette domain-containing protein translates to MSTAKELRAAGATPLVEMKDISISFGGIKAVDHVSVDLYPGEVVGLLGHNGAGKSTLIKVLSGAYQMDAGEIRVNGDRVEITNPRDARSHNIETIYQTLALADNLDAASNLFLGRELVTPFGLVDDSAMEAECRKIMNRLNPNFQKFSEPVSALSGGQRQSVAIARAVYFNAKILIMDEPTAALGPHETQMVAELIQQLKAQGIGIFLIDHDVNAVMELCDRASVMKNGQLVGTVDIDDVTDDDLLSMIILGKRPGEAAA
- the xylF gene encoding D-xylose ABC transporter substrate-binding protein, with protein sequence MKFLSGVSALAFAATASMALAEDVTVGVSWSNFQEERWKTDEAAIKAALEAKGATYVSADAQSSSAKQLSDIESLIAQGVDALIVLAQDAQAIGPAVQAAADEGIPVVAYDRLIEDGRAFYLTFDNVEVGRMQARAVLEAQPSGNYVMIKGSPTDPNADFLRGGQQEIIQAAIDSGDIKIVGEAYTDGWLPANAQRNMEQILTANDNKVDAVVASNDGTAGGVVAALTAQGMEGIAVSGQDGDHAALNRVAKGTQTVSVWKDARDLGKAAANIAVEMAEGAAMGDVAGGAAWTSPAGTELTARFLEPIPVTADNLSVVVDAGWITKEALCQGVTNGPAPCN